The Megalops cyprinoides isolate fMegCyp1 chromosome 15, fMegCyp1.pri, whole genome shotgun sequence region GATATCTGGCCTGCATAGTCTCCTTGACAAGATAAACATTTGTGCAAGCGTTCAGATAGAGCATCTCATAGTTCAAACTTTTGTTGACACACAGGTAAGTTCACTCCAAAAGCTATGGGGAAATGTCAACATGAAAAAGTGGTACAGCAGACTAAACATGAATTTCCAAATTCAGCCATAAAACTAATTCTATGAAACCAAAGGCTGTTCTTCTCTGCTAAAATGGCTTTAGAGGTCATGATCACATAATCCTCCAGGCATTCCCTATGTAACACCAGTTCACACAGAGTCAAAGAATTCaatagcattttaaaagaaattcattaTTTGCACTAGCAAAACTGAATAGTAGCTTGCCCTCTCACAACTAATCCCATCTGATGATCGTCACCATACCCAAAACAAACAGTttgataatgattaaaaaaaaaaacatttaatgatacTGATCTGTCAGCGTGCACTGAATATTGGGTTCtttttcatacatacacaattaACAGTCACAACAAATATGAAGTAAAATATGTTACTAGCAGtaataaaaattgaaaagagaaaagttaGTTatctttaattacattttactttatgACTGTATTGCAGAACGACGAAACGATCTTACCCTTTGGCAACTGTGACCAGGAACTAAACTCTGGAATCACAAAAGATTGATTTCCCGATACTGAGGCAATACACAGATgagctccctctagtggaaaatgaatacaaaacagACAAGCGTGTTTTCATTTACTTCAGACTAATCGTCCTATCAAAAATGTCTGACTATAAATGTACTAACTGCATGTTCTTGCACATGGGGAAATCAAGATGCATGCAGAGCATGGTATATTATCAACAGACAGAAACTGAGCCAACTGGTTAACTATGCAATTTGAATAGGGAATTAGACTGTTAGAACAATACAAGAGGCAAAACCAAGCAGAGAGCAGATGCATTGATGCCAGGCTGTGCACAGTGCTGAAAAGATCCTATAGGGTTAGACCAGATTATGCAGGTTTCTGTCGCGCGGAGCCGCTGATGTACACGTTCATTTCCCTGGATGGCGTGATACCGGCGTGTCAGATGACAGAGGCTGCAGGTGGCATAATTAAAAGTTTCTCTAAAAGTTGACTCTCAGGAATGGACTCTGGCACCTCTGATGGCAGAATTGCCAGTGTCTCTCACCTTGGCGCACAGCTGTACAGCAGGCCAGCACAAGGAATAAAAACAGGAGCCTCTTCATTGTTCTTGCTTTGTGTACCCTGGGTGGAAGCTTGGCaaagttttaattaaagatGATGTGTGCAAATGTTCCTCAGTTGCTGTGCAGTGAATCTGGTTGTCTTTAAAACATGTGTAATTTGCCCACTATATTAAGAAGCCCTCTGTATCATAGTGATGACATGTCAGCCATATATAATCATTTAGTTATTTATCTGACCATAATATGGTGATTTACTTTGAAGAGTTACAGTATTTTTCTATTCATAAACATGCATTATCTACATTTCAGTGGAGGCCAATTCCTTTTACCAGAAATCATATACAGGAATTAGTCAATGAGTAACATGGGCCTCAGAGTTTACAATCAGCTGAAAGTGGTTCTAGAAATAAGTGGAAGATCTCATGATAAGATTATTACTTTACGCAAGTAAAATGCAAGAAAATGCAAGTACTGTTGTGTTGTGCATAATGAGccatataaaatgcattacattatcagcGCCTTAAATTTAGAGGAGAACAGAAGTCAGTGCCTTGAATATAGATGAGAGCAGTGGAAGTTAGTGAGTTAGCACCCTTTCAACAAGCTCCTTATTCAGTGCCTTTGGCATCCCTGCATTGCTACATGTGGAAACTACATGGTTTACATTGGTGCATCGCCTTGAcaaattacatgacattacattattattgtcacttagaagatgctcttatcccaAGTGACAAAATGCATCTAATAAAGAGGCATGAAAAGTGGTACAAACAGGACACTACTAACCTCATATGCCCAGgtgtcagtgccaaacatagtgACGTGAGCACAAGTACTACACTATTCCGAACACAATTAATAATTTTGCAGTCCCTGTTTTTAAAGTCCATTAATTGTGTTGCAATGCTCTTCCCAAAGAAACTTACAAACTGTCACTGTACGTCAGTTGCAACTATAAAGCCCAAGTTAACTTGCTCTGTACTGCCTGTACTAAAGCCGTCGGTCACTTCAAAGTCACttgaatattaaataatgtgtccttaatataaagtgtgtgtgaCCCACTATAATTTaacaatttcctccataagttcaataaaattaaaaatatctcACCCctacagatggacagagaggtgTCACCTCAGAATTGCATTACTGATTTTAGCTGGCAGTGTTTTGCTATTGTATTGTTTACTTTACATGCAGACTGAGTTAAACAAAGTATGTGTCTTATCATGGGTGGTGATTGCCTGTGGCCCTTCTAAAACTGAACCTTTATCTGTAATCACATGAGTATCATAAATGTGTTGCATGGAAAgcaggaatttaaaaaaataatctttaatGATTAACAATAACAAGATAATGTTGGTTTTcctactctcacacacatgagAATAGCTAATGATTCCTGGAGCTGTTACCTGCTACCTTGGGTCGCCATCTCTTGGACccacctcttctcagtactggctccagACTGGTGCAATGAGCTTCCTGCCGAGATTCGTACAATcgactccctgggtgccttaaagagaaagctgaaaactcatcttttcaagctgtatctctggTCTACCTTCTTCTCTATCTATCATATCtatttctattttctatttaaaaaaacactctacactagtttagcaccAAATTCCGTATcctactgacctcttgtaagaCTTCTCAATAACCACTCTTAGCATAGtaatgcacttatttggaagtcactctgggtaagagtgtctgctaaatgatgtaatgtaatgtaatgtaatgtaatgtaatgtaatcactCATTCAGTTTTTGATTTGGCTATCAATTAgtttcaaaatgataaaaaaaaactcctaaaTAAACGTGAATAccacaaacaataaatacaaagttATGACTTCAATtaggtattttatttttatgttccGTTTTTGGGATGTGTtagatttattacatttatttattgtattgttatgtttaaaaaatgacagagcaTGGCTGAAAGTagtgtgtttttatacattacatagCATTGcataaaacaaagtgaaatgagAGTGAATAATGTAAAAGACAGTTATATCACAGACAGATCTGCCTGTCATGGGAAACCCCTGTGTACCTTTAGGACTTTATGAATAACACAAGACAGTCTGCTTCTTTTCCACAGCCACTTGACCATGTGTAGTGAACTCTAACGCTTGCCAGTTGAGAACGTTCCCTGGTGTGAAGGACAGCTGACTCATATATAGCTGGATTTCACACGGAGACAGGACATGATCCCACATGTGCACATCTGTGAGATGCCCAACAAAAGACTGCTGAATGTCAAAGCCCCCACCGTAAGAGTCCTGCTCTTGACCGAGGGTTATGCTGGGAGTTCCTACAGGAGAAACCCACGAGACAGTGGCCTTCCTGGAGCTGGGCTGCCCGTTCACCCACAGCTGGGCAAGTCCAGTGCCCGTGTCCCAGGTCCCACAGAGGGAGTTCCAGTCACTCAGCTTGCCCGGCAGCCCCCAAAAGAAAACAGCCTTATTTCCTGTGTCCACACCGTACTCGCCCGACCTGGGTGTGTACAGACCAAATCCATTGATGCAGGAAGGGGTGGCAAATGAGAAGACACTCTGGGATCTGCTGAGGTCTGAGAAGAAcctttaaaaacagacattttaaagtgAGAGATCAAATGACCACACACTATCTACTGCAAATCAATCATTTCCGTGGCAGGGTAATAGGCAGAGAAATGTAGAGAATCTCATAATTATCTTGGCTTAGTAAATTTCATCCCCTTTTCTGTACAACAAATAACCACAACATTTTCAGTTACCCTTACAGTTAAATATGGCTGGGAAAAAATATATCTGCTTGGGACACCGTTCATTTTCTCTAAGGGGAAACCTAGATAAGGCCAACTGAAGATTACCTTTCGCTTCTCAGTATTTACTAGTTACCTTCAAGTAAAACAGTTACACCATATACACACCAGATCTCACATCTAATTTAATCTACATCCACACAAGGTAACTCAAGGGCatagtgtgtcagtgagaggaGTCTAAATCTATTCATTGTATACTTGTTCAGGACGTTATtgtggaaatcatttttttGCCATACTGCAGCAACTGAACTGTAAAACACTTGATATTTTACAATTAAGGTTCTGTTATGTGAATTATATCATAATTTGTGTTAAAACGTTTTTGTGTAAACAACCTCGGGTAGGATTATCTTACCTTATCAAGTATTATCTTACAACAAAGGCATAAGTTGTTCTTTGATAACAGTGTTATTGTTAGCACTCTTAAATGCATGATGTGATATTGCACACACTTTCTACAGCAGGGGGGAACAGAGTCTATTCAGCCTGACAGATCTCGTTGGGTAGGATAATGAAAGTCAGCTGGAAAACATAGAATCACACGCAATGCACTAAACAACCTACAAGGTATTGATTGAGAGTTAAGACTCATGACTTGTTTTGCAACTGACTtagtgcttttgttttattgtctttgtcAAATTAGTTCAGTTGAAGGTTGTTTATcaattattttatgaaatacattatGAGGACTTGGGTATTGCACAAAGGTGTATCACCTATGTTTGTATCTATTTGTTTGCATTGCAAAATTGAGCTGGACATGGGCCTCTGCAACCATGATGACTCATATTTACCTCAGGCAAACAGTCATAGTTTTAAAGTTTTGCTCCCTGACACCAATGAGCTTCACATGGGCAGTGTTGGACTCCAAAGGGAAGGTGAAGACTTTGTCTGTGAGATCTGTTGACattgagagggaaaaaataatgttttataaatctTAATAAGCTGTTCACACATTTTCTATAAACACCTTTCTGTCTTCAGGGAAGCAAATAATCCCATTACCACCTTAACACACTTtcccaacaaaaacacaggacaaCGTCTGAATGACATTGGAGACCCGTGTTCCTAATCAAAACTTCATTgtaaaatgaagaggaaaaatgacCACCATTGTCACagtgttaataaataaaattaaaatcctgtaacaaatatataaaagaatacatttgtCAGTGCTGTGCTAAAGGGTAAATGATGGTTTCTAGTGCTAAAATGTACTACACATGTTTCTATTTACAGATTCTCCATcaaaatgttatgaataataGGCTACATTACAGTATGCATCATATATGTGAAAAGCCTGTTTTTGCATCGTGCTTTTGACATATACGACCTGTTAAGCTTTGCCACTCATGCATTTCATATGGTTAGAAACGAAGGATGGACCAAATGAGCAATCAGTGTACCAGCTCcagaaagaaaatcaatgaaTCAGATGTAAGACAAAAGACCAATTGATTAATCAAACACTTTACATTGTAGTGcctttcagaaaataaattaccaCAAGGTTTCACTGAAAATTTTATAACATGCACAAAATGTGGTGTGAACACTGTGGAAAATTAACGGCAGATTCATGGCAAAAACACATAAGAAACGTCATATGTAAttggcttttaaaaatgtttcacagctATAAAACATACAAGTGAAACTTCATATGGCCTCCACGAGAAGCCTTTAACACCTTCAGAACTTATGAACAGATGTCATTCTTTATGAAAGTTGACATCACACAtatcatattttaaatgcattaggGGTGGACCAATACTCAACAAAATTGGCTCCTTACAATTATTCatagcaattaaaaataaaactttaaaaagatgCTTATGAATTTCATTGTTCTGTAGCATCATGTAAATGTACTCAGTGTAAATAACACAACAATTAAgtggaaataaagagaaatattgtgaaatattgtgCATTGTGAAGggttgtatttgtatttgtattttgctcAACCCTATCATTCATGATATAATGTAACATGACATACCACGCTAAGCAAGCCATCACAAACCATGGCAGCTGGCTATGAATGCTTAGAAGAGTAAAAGTGTCATGGTCATGAAGcttttacataaatattataaagGGCTATAAAAGGTGTATTTGAGAGAAAAATTCCTTCAGTATTGTGCATCTCTTACCTTGAGGCTCAGCATAGCAGACAGTGAAGAGGAGAAGGCAAAACAGAAGAGGCTGCATCATTACTAGCAAAGCAGATTTTCCTCTGGAAGATCATTTATGAGAAGAAACTTGTTCAATatgaaatgaagaaaaggaaaaatacacagTATAACCTATGTGCTAACTATATAGCcaccaataaatacatttatgtagCAAGTGgtaacaaatgtaacaaaacagaTTTCTCATTATTAGCAAATTATACAATCAGCACTGTGTTGATGCTACGGAGGCCTAAAACTTGCATGTTAATATAAATTCCAAAGACGGCCAAGGCTCCCGGGTTGGTATATACCAATACATAACATACTGCTTTTTGAAGTGCATTAGTTCACTCTTATTAGCTAATGGGCTTGATATAACCTCATAACTGGTACACATTTGCCTTGATGATAAAGACAAAGGCATTTattctggttaaaaaaaaaatctaaattagaATGGTTTACATAGGATGTAAAGGATTGCTCTTAGGATAGGATATAACCTGGATATAACACCAGTGTTGTATATTACTAAGTGTTAGTAGCTCCTTGAGCCAATCACATTTAGAGGGCACAACAAGTAATAAATCACTGGTGTGGATAGGATACAAGTGATATCTGGCCTGCATAGTCTCCTTGACAAGATAAACATTTGTGCAAGCGTTCAGATAGAGAGTCTCATAGTTCAAACTTTTGTTGACACACAGGTAAGTTCACTCCAAAAGCTATGGGGAAATGCCAACATGAAAAAGTGGTACAGCAGACTAAACATGAATTTCCAAATTCAGCCATAAAACTAATTCTATGAAACCAAAGGCTGTTCTTCTCTGCTAAAATGGCTTTAGAGGTCATGATCACATAATCCTCCAGGCATTCCCTATGTAACACCAGTTCACACAGAGTCAAAGAATTCAACAGCATTTTAGAAGAAATTCATTATTTGCACTAGCAAAACTGAATAGTAGCTTGCCCTCTCACAACTAATCCCATCTGATGATCGTCACCATACCCAAAACAAACAGtttgataatgataaaaaaaaaaacatttaatgatacTGATCTGTCAACGTGCACTGAATATTGGGTTCtttttcatacatacacaattaACAGTCACAACAAATATGAAGTAAAATATGTTACTAGCAGtaataaaaattgaaaagagaaaagttagttaactttaattacatttcactttATGACTGTATTGCAGAATGACGAAACGATCTTACCCTTTGGCAACTGTGACCAGGAACTAAACTCTGGAATCACAAAAGATTGATTTCCCAATACTGAGGCAATACACAGATgagctccctctagtggaaaatgaatacaaaacagacaagtgtgttttcatttacttcAGACTAATCGTCCTATCAAAAATGTCTGACTATAAATGTACTAACTGCATGTTCTTGCACATGGGGAAATCAAGATGCATGCAGAGCATGGTATATTATCAACAGACAGAAACTGAGCCAACTGGTTAACTATGCAATTTGAATAGGGAATTAGACTGTTAGAACAATACAAGAGGCAAAACCAAGCAGAGGGCAGATGCATTGATGCCAGGCTGTGCACAGTGCTGAAAAGATCCTATAGGGTTAGACCAGATTATGCAGGTTTCTGTCGCGCGGAGCCGCTGATGTACACGTTCATTTCCCTGGATGGCGTGATAC contains the following coding sequences:
- the LOC118789690 gene encoding serum amyloid P-component-like, which gives rise to MMQPLLFCLLLFTVCYAEPQDLTDKVFTFPLESNTAHVKLIGVREQNFKTMTVCLRFFSDLSRSQSVFSFATPSCINGFGLYTPRSGEYGVDTGNKAVFFWGLPGKLSDWNSLCGTWDTGTGLAQLWVNGQPSSRKATVSWVSPVGTPSITLGQEQDSYGGGFDIQQSFVGHLTDVHMWDHVLSPCEIQLYMSQLSFTPGNVLNWQALEFTTHGQVAVEKKQTVLCYS